One window from the genome of Elaeis guineensis isolate ETL-2024a chromosome 5, EG11, whole genome shotgun sequence encodes:
- the LOC140858143 gene encoding tubby-like F-box protein 3 isoform X2, whose amino-acid sequence MSLKSLIQDMRGEIGSISRKGFEVRLGYGLRSRSHRVVHDAVGPPPVDALKQSCWANMPPELLRDVLMRIEEAESLWPLRKDVVACAGVCRSWRDIMKEIVKTPELSGKLTFPISVKQPGPRDFPLQCFIKRNRAAQTYHLYLGLSQALTDNGKFLLAARKCRRPTCTDYLISLDADDMSKGSGTYIGKLRSNFLGTKFTVYDAQPPHAGAIVSKGRSTRIVGSKQVSPRVPAGNYPVAHIAYELNVLGSRGPRRMHCVMDSIPASAIEPGGVAPTPTEFLPSSLDSFPSIPFFRSKSSRSENLSGPFSSQKEGKLVLKNKAPRWHEQLQCWCLNFRGRVTVASVKNFQLVASEENGPAGQEHDKHFRHLLSASVVSTPK is encoded by the exons ATGTCGTTGAAGAGCCTCATCCAGGACATGAGGGGCGAGATAGGCAGCATCTCGAGGAAGGGGTTTGAGGTGAGGCTTGGGTATGGCCTGAGATCGAGGTCGCATCGGGTGGTCCATGATGCAGTGGGGCCGCCGCCGGTCGATGCCTTGAAGCAGAGCTGCTGGGCGAATATGCCGCCAGAGCTCCTGCGGGATGTTCTTATGAGGATAGAGGAGGCCGAGAGCTTGTGGCCCCTGAGGAAGGATGTCGTGGCCTGTGCTGGAGTGTGCCGGAGCTGGAGGGATATCATGAAGGAGATTGTGAAGACTCCTGAGCTGTCTGGCAAGCTGACGTTCCCAATCTCAGTGAAGCAG CCTGGCCCAAGGGACTTTCCCCTCCAGTGTTTCATAAAGCGGAATCGAGCCGCACAAACATACCATCTTTACCTTGGTCTATCCCAAG CATTAACGGATAATGGCAAATTCCTTCTTGCTGCACGCAAATGCCGACGTCCTACCTGCACTGACTACCTCATCTCGCTGGATGCGGATGACATGTCAAAGGGAAGTGGAACCTATATTGGCAAGTTAAG ATCAAACTTTTTGGGTACCAAGTTTACGGTTTATGATGCTCAGCCTCCTCATGCTGGAGCCATTGTCTCAAAAGGTCGCTCCACTCGGATTGTGGGTTCTAAACAAGTCTCTCCCAGAGTTCCTGCTGGAAATTACCCAGTTGCCCATATTGCTTATGAGTTGAACGTGCTAGGTTCCAG AGGTCCTAGAAGAATGCATTGTGTCATGGACTCCATCCCTGCTTCTGCGATAGAACCAGGAGGGGTGGCTCCCACACCAACAGAGTTCCTTCCTAGCAGCCTTGATTCGTTCCCATCAATTCCATTCTTCAGATCCAAGTCATCTCGCTCGGAGAACTTGTCGGGGCCTTTTTCCAGCCAGAAGGAGGGAAAGTTGGTGTTAAAGAACAAAGCTCCAAGGTGGCATGAGCAGCTCCAGTGTTGGTGCCTAAATTTTAGGGGACGGGTGACCGTTGCATCGGTGAAGAACTTCCAGCTGGTGGCTTCAGAAGAGAATGGACCAGCTGGCCAGGAGCACGATAAG CATTTCAGGCATTTGCTATCTGCCTCAGTAGTTTCGACACCAAAATAG
- the LOC140858143 gene encoding tubby-like F-box protein 3 isoform X4 — translation MSLKSLIQDMRGEIGSISRKGFEVRLGYGLRSRSHRVVHDAVGPPPVDALKQSCWANMPPELLRDVLMRIEEAESLWPLRKDVVACAGVCRSWRDIMKEIVKTPELSGKLTFPISVKQPGPRDFPLQCFIKRNRAAQTYHLYLGLSQALTDNGKFLLAARKCRRPTCTDYLISLDADDMSKGSGTYIGKLRSNFLGTKFTVYDAQPPHAGAIVSKGRSTRIVGSKQVSPRVPAGNYPVAHIAYELNVLGSRGPRRMHCVMDSIPASAIEPGGVAPTPTEFLPSSLDSFPSIPFFRSKSSRSENLSGPFSSQKEGKLVLKNKAPRWHEQLQCWCLNFRGRVTVASVKNFQLVASEENGPAGQEHDKLTSSGASRCWAI, via the exons ATGTCGTTGAAGAGCCTCATCCAGGACATGAGGGGCGAGATAGGCAGCATCTCGAGGAAGGGGTTTGAGGTGAGGCTTGGGTATGGCCTGAGATCGAGGTCGCATCGGGTGGTCCATGATGCAGTGGGGCCGCCGCCGGTCGATGCCTTGAAGCAGAGCTGCTGGGCGAATATGCCGCCAGAGCTCCTGCGGGATGTTCTTATGAGGATAGAGGAGGCCGAGAGCTTGTGGCCCCTGAGGAAGGATGTCGTGGCCTGTGCTGGAGTGTGCCGGAGCTGGAGGGATATCATGAAGGAGATTGTGAAGACTCCTGAGCTGTCTGGCAAGCTGACGTTCCCAATCTCAGTGAAGCAG CCTGGCCCAAGGGACTTTCCCCTCCAGTGTTTCATAAAGCGGAATCGAGCCGCACAAACATACCATCTTTACCTTGGTCTATCCCAAG CATTAACGGATAATGGCAAATTCCTTCTTGCTGCACGCAAATGCCGACGTCCTACCTGCACTGACTACCTCATCTCGCTGGATGCGGATGACATGTCAAAGGGAAGTGGAACCTATATTGGCAAGTTAAG ATCAAACTTTTTGGGTACCAAGTTTACGGTTTATGATGCTCAGCCTCCTCATGCTGGAGCCATTGTCTCAAAAGGTCGCTCCACTCGGATTGTGGGTTCTAAACAAGTCTCTCCCAGAGTTCCTGCTGGAAATTACCCAGTTGCCCATATTGCTTATGAGTTGAACGTGCTAGGTTCCAG AGGTCCTAGAAGAATGCATTGTGTCATGGACTCCATCCCTGCTTCTGCGATAGAACCAGGAGGGGTGGCTCCCACACCAACAGAGTTCCTTCCTAGCAGCCTTGATTCGTTCCCATCAATTCCATTCTTCAGATCCAAGTCATCTCGCTCGGAGAACTTGTCGGGGCCTTTTTCCAGCCAGAAGGAGGGAAAGTTGGTGTTAAAGAACAAAGCTCCAAGGTGGCATGAGCAGCTCCAGTGTTGGTGCCTAAATTTTAGGGGACGGGTGACCGTTGCATCGGTGAAGAACTTCCAGCTGGTGGCTTCAGAAGAGAATGGACCAGCTGGCCAGGAGCACGATAAG CTTACATCCTCAGGTGCTTCTAGATGCTGGGCCATCTGA
- the LOC140858143 gene encoding tubby-like F-box protein 3 isoform X1, producing the protein MSLKSLIQDMRGEIGSISRKGFEVRLGYGLRSRSHRVVHDAVGPPPVDALKQSCWANMPPELLRDVLMRIEEAESLWPLRKDVVACAGVCRSWRDIMKEIVKTPELSGKLTFPISVKQPGPRDFPLQCFIKRNRAAQTYHLYLGLSQALTDNGKFLLAARKCRRPTCTDYLISLDADDMSKGSGTYIGKLRSNFLGTKFTVYDAQPPHAGAIVSKGRSTRIVGSKQVSPRVPAGNYPVAHIAYELNVLGSRGPRRMHCVMDSIPASAIEPGGVAPTPTEFLPSSLDSFPSIPFFRSKSSRSENLSGPFSSQKEGKLVLKNKAPRWHEQLQCWCLNFRGRVTVASVKNFQLVASEENGPAGQEHDKVILQFGKVGKDLFTMDYRYPISAFQAFAICLSSFDTKIACE; encoded by the exons ATGTCGTTGAAGAGCCTCATCCAGGACATGAGGGGCGAGATAGGCAGCATCTCGAGGAAGGGGTTTGAGGTGAGGCTTGGGTATGGCCTGAGATCGAGGTCGCATCGGGTGGTCCATGATGCAGTGGGGCCGCCGCCGGTCGATGCCTTGAAGCAGAGCTGCTGGGCGAATATGCCGCCAGAGCTCCTGCGGGATGTTCTTATGAGGATAGAGGAGGCCGAGAGCTTGTGGCCCCTGAGGAAGGATGTCGTGGCCTGTGCTGGAGTGTGCCGGAGCTGGAGGGATATCATGAAGGAGATTGTGAAGACTCCTGAGCTGTCTGGCAAGCTGACGTTCCCAATCTCAGTGAAGCAG CCTGGCCCAAGGGACTTTCCCCTCCAGTGTTTCATAAAGCGGAATCGAGCCGCACAAACATACCATCTTTACCTTGGTCTATCCCAAG CATTAACGGATAATGGCAAATTCCTTCTTGCTGCACGCAAATGCCGACGTCCTACCTGCACTGACTACCTCATCTCGCTGGATGCGGATGACATGTCAAAGGGAAGTGGAACCTATATTGGCAAGTTAAG ATCAAACTTTTTGGGTACCAAGTTTACGGTTTATGATGCTCAGCCTCCTCATGCTGGAGCCATTGTCTCAAAAGGTCGCTCCACTCGGATTGTGGGTTCTAAACAAGTCTCTCCCAGAGTTCCTGCTGGAAATTACCCAGTTGCCCATATTGCTTATGAGTTGAACGTGCTAGGTTCCAG AGGTCCTAGAAGAATGCATTGTGTCATGGACTCCATCCCTGCTTCTGCGATAGAACCAGGAGGGGTGGCTCCCACACCAACAGAGTTCCTTCCTAGCAGCCTTGATTCGTTCCCATCAATTCCATTCTTCAGATCCAAGTCATCTCGCTCGGAGAACTTGTCGGGGCCTTTTTCCAGCCAGAAGGAGGGAAAGTTGGTGTTAAAGAACAAAGCTCCAAGGTGGCATGAGCAGCTCCAGTGTTGGTGCCTAAATTTTAGGGGACGGGTGACCGTTGCATCGGTGAAGAACTTCCAGCTGGTGGCTTCAGAAGAGAATGGACCAGCTGGCCAGGAGCACGATAAGGTAATTCTTCAATTTGGCAAGGTGGGAAAGGACTTGTTTACTATGGattaccggtatccaatatcagCATTTCAGGCATTTGCTATCTGCCTCAGTAGTTTCGACACCAAAATAGCTTGTGAGTAA
- the LOC140858143 gene encoding tubby-like F-box protein 3 isoform X3, translating into MSLKSLIQDMRGEIGSISRKGFEVRLGYGLRSRSHRVVHDAVGPPPVDALKQSCWANMPPELLRDVLMRIEEAESLWPLRKDVVACAGVCRSWRDIMKEIVKTPELSGKLTFPISVKQPGPRDFPLQCFIKRNRAAQTYHLYLGLSQALTDNGKFLLAARKCRRPTCTDYLISLDADDMSKGSGTYIGKLRSNFLGTKFTVYDAQPPHAGAIVSKGRSTRIVGSKQVSPRVPAGNYPVAHIAYELNVLGSRGPRRMHCVMDSIPASAIEPGGVAPTPTEFLPSSLDSFPSIPFFRSKSSRSENLSGPFSSQKEGKLVLKNKAPRWHEQLQCWCLNFRGRVTVASVKNFQLVASEENGPAGQEHDKQLTSSGASRCWAI; encoded by the exons ATGTCGTTGAAGAGCCTCATCCAGGACATGAGGGGCGAGATAGGCAGCATCTCGAGGAAGGGGTTTGAGGTGAGGCTTGGGTATGGCCTGAGATCGAGGTCGCATCGGGTGGTCCATGATGCAGTGGGGCCGCCGCCGGTCGATGCCTTGAAGCAGAGCTGCTGGGCGAATATGCCGCCAGAGCTCCTGCGGGATGTTCTTATGAGGATAGAGGAGGCCGAGAGCTTGTGGCCCCTGAGGAAGGATGTCGTGGCCTGTGCTGGAGTGTGCCGGAGCTGGAGGGATATCATGAAGGAGATTGTGAAGACTCCTGAGCTGTCTGGCAAGCTGACGTTCCCAATCTCAGTGAAGCAG CCTGGCCCAAGGGACTTTCCCCTCCAGTGTTTCATAAAGCGGAATCGAGCCGCACAAACATACCATCTTTACCTTGGTCTATCCCAAG CATTAACGGATAATGGCAAATTCCTTCTTGCTGCACGCAAATGCCGACGTCCTACCTGCACTGACTACCTCATCTCGCTGGATGCGGATGACATGTCAAAGGGAAGTGGAACCTATATTGGCAAGTTAAG ATCAAACTTTTTGGGTACCAAGTTTACGGTTTATGATGCTCAGCCTCCTCATGCTGGAGCCATTGTCTCAAAAGGTCGCTCCACTCGGATTGTGGGTTCTAAACAAGTCTCTCCCAGAGTTCCTGCTGGAAATTACCCAGTTGCCCATATTGCTTATGAGTTGAACGTGCTAGGTTCCAG AGGTCCTAGAAGAATGCATTGTGTCATGGACTCCATCCCTGCTTCTGCGATAGAACCAGGAGGGGTGGCTCCCACACCAACAGAGTTCCTTCCTAGCAGCCTTGATTCGTTCCCATCAATTCCATTCTTCAGATCCAAGTCATCTCGCTCGGAGAACTTGTCGGGGCCTTTTTCCAGCCAGAAGGAGGGAAAGTTGGTGTTAAAGAACAAAGCTCCAAGGTGGCATGAGCAGCTCCAGTGTTGGTGCCTAAATTTTAGGGGACGGGTGACCGTTGCATCGGTGAAGAACTTCCAGCTGGTGGCTTCAGAAGAGAATGGACCAGCTGGCCAGGAGCACGATAAG CAGCTTACATCCTCAGGTGCTTCTAGATGCTGGGCCATCTGA